A region of bacterium DNA encodes the following proteins:
- a CDS encoding hydrogenase: protein MASWVGIVLVVLLLQNLMLLGTGRVRACVRIVAAQGVILSLLPILAASGAPTLREIGLAAASAGLKGLAFPWLLFRALRGTGVRRESEPLLGYSYSIVAGMVLLGFALWISSRAPLPEIFVSPLALPAALATMFTGLLLIVSRRKALMQLLGYIVLENGIFAFGFAMEIRTGLLVELGVLIDALMAVLVMGVAIFYMHRAFEAIDVDQLSALKDWNP from the coding sequence GTGGCTTCATGGGTTGGGATCGTGCTGGTCGTTTTGCTCTTGCAGAACCTGATGCTCCTGGGAACCGGGAGGGTGCGCGCCTGCGTGCGCATCGTCGCGGCGCAGGGGGTGATCTTGAGCCTGCTTCCGATCCTCGCGGCATCCGGCGCGCCGACGCTGCGCGAGATCGGACTCGCCGCGGCCAGCGCGGGCCTCAAGGGCCTGGCCTTTCCGTGGCTTCTCTTCCGCGCGCTGCGCGGTACCGGGGTGCGCCGCGAGTCCGAGCCCTTGCTCGGATACTCGTATTCGATCGTCGCGGGCATGGTCCTGCTCGGCTTCGCCCTGTGGATCTCGTCGCGCGCGCCGCTCCCGGAAATCTTCGTCTCCCCGCTGGCGCTTCCGGCCGCCCTGGCCACGATGTTCACGGGGCTCCTGCTCATCGTCTCGCGCCGCAAGGCGCTGATGCAGCTTTTGGGCTACATCGTGCTGGAGAACGGCATATTCGCCTTCGGCTTTGCGATGGAGATCCGCACCGGGCTTCTCGTTGAGCTGGGCGTGCTGATCGACGCACTGATGGCCGTGCTGGTGATGGGGGTGGCGATCTTCTACATGCATCGGGCGTTCGAGGCTATCGACGTGGATCAACTCTCGGCGCTCAAGGACTGGAACCCATGA
- a CDS encoding NADH-quinone oxidoreductase subunit H — MAYSWIHILLMFLLAPLLVGVITRVKAVIAGRHGQPVLQLYFDLWKLMHKGAAISRTTTWLFPFGPAATIAAAMAAAILMPCGGISALISFPGDLVLFAYLFGLARFVTILAALDTGSSFEGMGASREAAFSALAEPVLLLALAALARLAQSSSLSGIFGAAGATLWSSSGATLTLAIAAMFVVMLAENSRIPVDDPTTHLELTMIHEVMVLDHGGPDLALITWSASLKLWLFASLIAGAALPALGASPAAALALHVAGVFSLGIAVGLVESMMARLKLVRVPQLLTGAIALAMLALILSFLMR, encoded by the coding sequence ATGGCTTATTCATGGATTCACATCCTTTTGATGTTTCTTCTGGCGCCGTTGCTCGTGGGCGTGATCACCCGCGTCAAGGCCGTGATCGCAGGCCGCCATGGGCAGCCGGTGCTGCAGCTCTACTTCGATCTATGGAAGCTTATGCACAAGGGCGCGGCGATCAGCCGCACCACGACCTGGCTCTTTCCTTTCGGACCCGCCGCGACGATCGCGGCGGCGATGGCGGCCGCGATCCTGATGCCCTGCGGCGGGATCTCCGCGCTGATCTCGTTCCCCGGCGACCTGGTGCTGTTCGCGTATCTCTTCGGTTTGGCGCGGTTCGTCACCATACTCGCCGCGCTCGACACCGGATCGAGCTTCGAGGGCATGGGGGCCTCGCGCGAGGCCGCTTTTTCCGCGCTCGCGGAACCGGTGCTCCTGCTGGCGCTGGCGGCGCTGGCGCGCCTGGCCCAGAGCTCCTCGCTCAGCGGGATATTCGGCGCCGCGGGCGCAACGCTCTGGAGCTCGTCCGGCGCTACGCTGACTCTCGCGATCGCGGCCATGTTCGTGGTCATGCTGGCGGAGAACTCCCGCATACCTGTGGACGACCCGACGACCCACCTCGAACTCACGATGATCCACGAGGTCATGGTGCTCGATCACGGCGGGCCCGACCTCGCGTTGATAACGTGGAGCGCTTCGCTCAAACTCTGGCTCTTCGCGTCGCTGATCGCAGGGGCGGCGCTCCCTGCGCTGGGCGCTTCCCCGGCCGCGGCGTTGGCACTGCATGTCGCAGGGGTCTTCTCGCTTGGAATCGCCGTTGGGCTCGTGGAATCGATGATGGCCAGGCTCAAGCTCGTGCGCGTGCCGCAGCTGCTCACAGGTGCGATCGCGCTGGCGATGCTGGCGCTGATACTCTCGTTTTTGATGAGGTGA